One genomic segment of Mytilus trossulus isolate FHL-02 chromosome 4, PNRI_Mtr1.1.1.hap1, whole genome shotgun sequence includes these proteins:
- the LOC134716608 gene encoding uncharacterized protein LOC134716608, with protein MMQGSFHQGDDRFRNNSGKQCVANSLTAIAYSKLSLIDNWNMTFLDKILIEGNILYTWIHGDNEELLVTELPKMVEIRDMIVKCNRKESIFALIDNNGKIEFNVLSLDHALQEALIDSDGCFVCVRGFTSAIIRQNGKMYLFDSHARNCFGLQDSCGKSIVIQINDVNSLYQHFYNFVQGDVNAEFEVTGINIEIQDEDSATNNLDKFIGNINNREVIVDENNSDVEFIGVPTQTCYLFNPIDYYTKKKLCNILDIKSKFVLKNPLMPAHNIGTPLKSKQITADGNCLFRAISYAVSNRQENFKQIRNELVRHILRHSHQFNSFLDSETVNEYMKRTNMIEDNVWGTELEIIAAADLLKTDIFTYLEGKWIKYSSKQICSKNNVNDQAIYLNNVGNHYEVVISVLPGGKEAVTLNSKESAKKRNQSGSEKDQMNLHYELSHEGTMKRKYEQHEFNFPKKCLKEDENSFGLIKKKTCLEWPGKDLAVCKTRAPNQGLTKTEKEKLKYQLDGQFRFNKLEKQNRKYEQDRSYKEKLSQTSKEKYRNDAKYRESKKRKSIQKYANDIEHNSYVRNSSIQKYADDDDFKSKVKQASIQKYADDDNFKSKVKQASIQKYADNDDFKSKVKDQILTRRKNAKEDSNDVTKVIENFRKNVSKGPEFVCSCCFRLLFENQVVQCKRELYKPGCGKDIADICISEKYLHRCSEECKDECLYQGASRATLWICYTCHRKILKGKIPAESFANNLALEDIPLELNRLNQLEQHLISLNIPFMKIVALPKGGQKAVHGPCVCVPSDISKVTSTLPRSEDDNCLVKVKLKRKLQYKGYEEYQFVDTKHLEEALSFLKEKNDWYSNVEINGEWLNPIPSSENICVAEKKDHKSCTRIDRVKEDNLEDKTDKKEQEDAVDSYLDDSLQGVQLDTCLQPADIAQDALDLLFDQEFNLSPAEGNNPVSLLKENGIEAKTFPVHYPTGKNTWNEDREEKLSLLRYFNLRLMSVENRFARDTSYIFFSQYMSELDRVMSNVQISLRKGSVFSDGQKVTSKMLCNKESLNGLFRKDEAIKFMKPVRGTPPYWQSVQKDIFCMIRQLGIPSFFASFSSADFRWKEIVETILKQQGDIRNVDSLSWDEKCKVLCSNPVTTTRMFDHRFHKFLKDVIMSGAEPIGHVIDYFYRVEFQQRGSPHTHCVFWVEDAPKFGVDDDDTVTKFIDKYISCKLPLESDDPELTDIVKTVQQHSKNHSKSCRKKGTECRFNFPRPPSEKTFISRPIEDNEEDKEHDEDADDGKKSDSESSKPSEKIFIPCPMKHDDNDHHDKHTDGDINKKSESKGSILKAKQMLACLWNVIKECEDKTLTTSELFLKAGLSQEDFQECFRWITNRNTVVLKRNKDELFINQYNPHLLKSWNANMDIQYILDAYSCVVYIISYISKSERELGLLLQQTKTEAADGNLDAQRTMKKVGTAYFHFRELSTQEAVFRVIGLRLKECSRKVQFIPLGENPCRMSIPLKELQQKSKTLKMKKSIDDGSDDDDDDDDDDGDSDDIWLKSITDRYKDRPDLERFDQMCLATFCSEFSVLAETQIPNKINEDTTFKLKNDMGYIRKRTRTSDAVIKYARFSVESAPEQYYQSILQLFLPYRLNEQLKPPQFLSYADFYNSGFIRYSQMEDLSSVQNIVNFNMSKFVKKDQELEIAEKQLEERGYQEDAWAQLCPETEKERHECNEIGENTTTQEVDSPELGIPDLNQTDKSTDKNEMVQKTSFTRSEVIPLLRTLNEKQKRIFFKIREWCNLKVNGKNPPPFHVFVTGGAGTGKSHLIKCLYYEATRILAHCSPNPDDLTVLLTAPTGTAAFNINGLTIHSSLSIFKGLSVEKAMLGEDKLNSLRSKLENLQILIIDEVSMVNKRLLFFIHERLRQIKKRPEKYPYGGVSVIAVGDFYQLPPVKSKRSDKLYVNDPSNPLNYLWNDLFSVVELDEVMRQREDSLFAQLLNRLRVKQNNYPLKSSDQEMLKECIDSGPDEALHIYATNNEINMYNNEMIMKLSSEPKLIEAQDFEKDKTTGKLTKRRQNFAKTNICLPTSILLAEGARVMMIKNEAVSDGLVNGVMGTVLSISEFSKGALPNNIYIHFDNDRVGKNAKIQKIINGKRCVGLEPSTENIPFSNGTRKQYPLQLAWACTVHKVQGLTVPQAVVCLNKCFAYGQAYVALSRVTSKKGLTILPIDDKTLNKKIYSDPDIMEGIKSMDFFLSQNDTIVSNHKAGLSIVYHNIQGLKAHQNDLKANSDFQNANYICLTETWLESCSDDVHLPNYKLHHLPRSAAFASNNPLYASLQEMSHGGVGVYVKSDSEYEEFDISQKNLECIIFKVPKMNVVIATIYRTQKYQIELFLRNVHALLSELVQLSSSIIVLGDFNQDIIKGGRSIQDFMASFGFEQLVQEATTEGGTLIDHVYIKSCEKVQVSVIPTYYSYHDAISVILEINPTT; from the coding sequence ATGATGCAAGGTAGTTTCCATCAAGGTGATGACAGGTTCAGAAACAATAGTGGTAAACAATGTGTAGCAAATTCATTAACAGCCATAGCTTACAGCAAACTCAGTTTGATTGATAATTGGAATATGACTTTCTTGGACAAAATCTTGATAGAAGGGAATATTTTGTATACTTGGATTCATGGTGATAATGAAGAGTTGTTAGTAACAGAATTGCCGAAAATGGTGGAAATAAGAGATATGATTGTTAAGTGTAACAGAAAAGAGTCGATATTTGCTTTGATAGATAATAATggtaaaattgaatttaatgtTCTTTCTTTGGATCATGCTCTTCAAGAGGCTCTTATTGATTCAGATGGATGTTTTGTTTGTGTAAGGGGTTTTACTAgtgccattattaggcaaaatgggaaaatgtatttatttgattCGCATGCTAGAAATTGTTTTGGTTTACAAGACAGCTGTGGTAAAAGCATTGTTATTCAGATTAATGATGTGAACAGTTTGTACCAAcacttttacaattttgtgcAAGGAGATGTAAATGCAGAATTTGAAGTAACAGGAATCAACATCGAAATTCAAGATGAAGATTCTGCCACTAACAATCTTGACAAATTTATTGGAAATATTAACAATAGAGAGGTTATAGTGGATGAAAACAACTCTGACGTAGAATTTATTGGTGTCCCAACTCAAACATGCTATTTATTTAATCCAATTgattattatacaaaaaaaaaactttgtaatattttagatattaaatcaaaatttgttttgaaaaaccCGCTAATGCCAGCACACAATATAGGTACAcctttaaaatcaaaacaaatcacTGCAGACGGCAACTGTTTATTCAGAGCTATTTCATATGCAGTATCAAACAGGCaagaaaactttaaacaaataagAAATGAATTAGTGCGCCACATCTTGCGTCATTCACATCAGTTCAATTCTTTTCTTGATTCTGAAACAGTCAATGAGTATATGAAACGTACTAATATGATAGAAGACAATGTTTGGGGAACCGAGTTAGAAATTATAGCTGCTGCtgatttattaaaaactgacatttttacctatttagAAGGTAAATGGATTAAATACTCCTCAAAGCAAATCTGTAGCAAGAATAATGTGAATGATCAAGCAATTTATCTTAATAATGTAGGTAATCACTATGAAGTTGTTATTTCTGTTTTACCTGGTGGTAAAGAAGCGGTAACATTAAACAGTAAAGAAAGTGCCAAGAAACGAAATCAATCCGGTTCAGAGAAAGACCAAATGAACTTACACTATGAACTATCTCATGAAGGTACAATGAAGAGAAAATATGAACAACATGAGTTTAATTTTCCAAAGAAATGCTTAAAAGAAGATGAAAATAGTTTTGgtttaattaagaaaaaaacttgTTTGGAATGGCCAGGTAAAGATCTAGCTGTCTGTAAAACTCGAGCACCAAACCAAGGTTtgacaaaaactgaaaaagaaaaactaaagtATCAGTTGGATGGTCAGTTTAGATTCAATAAATTAGAAAAGCAAAATAGGAAGTATGAACAAGACAGATCATACAAAGAAAAGTTAAGTCAAACAAGTAAGGAAAAGTATAGGAATGATGCTAAATACAGGgaatcaaagaaaagaaaaagtatTCAAAAGTATGCAAATGATATAGAACACAACAGTTATGTCAGAAACTCAAGCATACAGAAATATGCTGATGATGATGATTTCAAAAGTAAGGTCAAACAGGCAAGCATACAGAAATATGCTGatgatgataattttaaaagtaaggtCAAACAGGCAAGCATTCAGAAATATGCTGATAATGATGATTTCAAAAGTAAAGTCAAAGATCAGATATTGACTAGAAGAAAGAATGCCAAAGAGGACAGTAATGATGTTACAAAAGTTATTGAAAACTTTAGGAAAAATGTAAGTAAGGGTCCAGAATTTGTTTGTTCTTGCTGCTTTAGACTGTTATTCGAAAATCAAGTTGTACAATGTAAAAGGGAATTGTATAAACCAGGTTGTGGCAAAGATATAGCAGACATATGTATTTCTGAGAAGTATTTACATAGATGTTCAGAAGAATGCAAAGATGAATGTTTATATCAGGGAGCCAGCAGAGCTACACTTTGGATTTGTTACACATGCCATAGAAAGATTCTTAAAGGAAAAATACCTGCTGAATCTTTTGCCAACAACTTGGCTTTAGAAGATATTCCACTAGAACTAAACAGATTAAATCAACTAGAACAACAccttatttcattaaatatacctttcatgaaaattgttgCTTTACCTAAGGGTGGACAAAAAGCTGTGCATGGTCCATGTGTTTGTGTACCATCAGATATTTCAAAGGTCACATCAACTTTGCCTAGATCAGAAGATGataattgtttagtgaaagtaAAACTCAAAAGAAAATTACAGTACAAAGGTTATGAGGAATATCAGTTTGTGGACACTAAACATTTGGAAGAAGCCTTGtcctttttaaaagaaaagaatgatTGGTattcaaatgttgaaataaatggAGAGTGGTTGAATCCAATTCCATCATCAGAGAATATTTGTGTTGCTGAAAAAAAAGACCATAAAAGTTGTACAAGAATTGACAGAGTGAAAGAGGATAACTTGGAggacaaaacagacaaaaaagaACAGGAAGATGCAGTTGATTCATATTTAGATGATAGTTTACAGGGTGTACAGTTGGACACATGCTTACAACCTGCTGACATTGCACAGGACGCATTGGATTTATTGTTTGATCAAGAGTTTAATTTATCGCCTGCAGAAGGAAATAATCCAGTCAGTTTACTGAAAGAAAACGGCATTGAAGCAAAAACCTTTCCAGTGCATTACCCTACAGGTAAAAACACTTGGAATGAGGACAGAGAAGAGAAACTATctttattaagatattttaatcTGAGATTAATGAGTGTTGAAAACAGGTTTGCTAGAGATACTTCCTACATATTCTTTAGCCAGTATATGTCTGAACTAGATAGGGTCATGTCAAACGTACAGATATCGTTACGGAAAGGGTCAGTTTTTTCAGATGGACAGAAAGTAACAAGTAAAATGCTGTGTAATAAGGAGTCATTAAATGGATTATTTAGAAAAGATGAAGCAATCAAGTTCATGAAGCCTGTCCGAGGAACACCACCGTATTGGCAATCTGTTCAGAAggatattttttgtatgattaGACAGTTAGGTATACCGTCATTCTTTGCTTCATTCTCATCTGCAGATTTTAGATGGAAAGAAATTGTAGAAACCATACTGAAGCAACAAGGAGATATTCGTAATGTTGACAGTCTTAGTTGGGATGAAAAATGTAAAGTCCTTTGTAGTAACCCTGTTACAACTACAAGAATGTTTGATCAcagatttcataaatttcttaaaGATGTAATAATGTCAGGTGCTGAACCAATTGGTCATGTGATTGACTACTTTTATAGAGTTGAATTTCAACAGAGAGGTTCTCCACATACTCATTGTGTATTTTGGGTAGAAGATGCCCCCAAATTTGGAGTAGACGATGATGATACTGTTACAAAgttcattgataaatatatctCTTGCAAATTACCATTGGAAAGTGATGACCCAGAGCTTACTGACATTGTTAAAACTGTTCAACAGCATAGCAAAAACCACTCAAAAAGTTGTCGCAAAAAAGGAACAGAGTGTCGGTTCAATTTCCCAAGACCACCATctgaaaaaacatttatatccCGTCCAATTGAAGACAATGAGGAGGATAAGGAACATGATGAAGATGCTGATGATGGTAAGAAGTCAGATTCTGAAAGCAGTAAACCATCTGAAAAGATATTTATACCATGTCCAATGAAACATGATGATAATGATCATCATGATAAACATACCGATGGtgatataaataagaaatcAGAATCTAAGGGCAGTATCTTAAAAGCAAAACAGATGTTAGCATGTTTATGGAATGTAATTAAAGAGTGTGAAGATAAAACTTTGACTACCagtgaattatttttgaaagccGGATTGTCTCAAGAGGATTTTCAAGAATGTTTTAGATGGATAACAAACAGAAATACTGTAGTATTGAAGAGAAATAAAGATGAGTTGTTTATTAATCAGTACAATCCTCATCTGCTAAAATCATGGAATGCAAATATGGATATTCAGTACATTTTGGATGCCTACTCATGTGTGGTTTACATTATAAGCTATATAAGCAAATCAGAACGTGAACTCGGCTTGTTGCTGCAGCAGACAAAAACTGAGGCAGCTGATGGAAATTTGGATGCACAGCGGACTATGAAAAAAGTAGGTACAGCATACTTTCACTTTCGCGAACTCAGTACACAAGAAGCTGTTTTCAGAGTCATAGGTTTACGTTTGAAAGAGTGTTCAAGAAAAGTGCAATTCATTCCACTAGGAGAAAACCCATGCAGAATGAGTATACCCCTCAAAGAACttcaacaaaaatcaaaaacattaaaGATGAAGAAGTCTATAGATGATGGcagtgatgatgatgatgatgatgatgatgatgatggtgATAGTGATGATATTTGGCTGAAAAGTATTACTGACAGGTATAAAGATAGGCCTGATTTAGAACGATTTGATCAGatgtgtttagcaacattttgTTCCGAATTTTCAGTGTTGGCAGAGACAcagataccaaataaaattaatgaggACACTACATTCAAACTTAAGAATGATATGGGGTATATAAGAAAGAGAACAAGAACTTCTGATGCTGTTATCAAATATGCAAGATTTTCTGTAGAGTCAGCTCCTGAACAATACTACCAAAGTATATTACAGTTGTTTTTGCCTTACAGATTAAATGAACAATTGAAACCACCACAGTTTTTATCATATGCAGATTTTTATAACTCCGGATTCATAAGGTACAGTCAGATGGAAGACCTCAGTTCAGTTCAAAATATAGTCAACTTTAACATGTCAAAATTTGTGAAGAAAGACCAGGAGCTAGAGATTGCAGAGAAACAATTGGAAGAAAGAGGATATCAAGAGGATGCATGGGCACAACTATGTCCAGAAACAGAGAAAGAAAGACATGAATGTAATGAAATTGGTGAAAACACAACCACTCAAGAGGTAGATAGTCCTGAATTAGGAATACCAGATTTGAATCAAACTGACAAGTCAactgataaaaatgaaatggttcaaaaaacaagttttacacGGTCTGAAGTTATACCGTTGTTGAGAACTTTGAATGAGAAACAAAAGCGCATATTTTTTAAGATCAGAGAGTGGTGCAATTTAAAAGTGAATGGTAAGAATCCACCGccatttcatgtttttgtaacTGGAGGAGCCGGAACAGGCAAAAGCCATTTGATTAAATGCTTGTATTATGAGGCCACAAGAATTCTTGCGCACTGTTCCCCAAATCCTGATGATTTGACTGTGTTGTTAACGGCACCAACTGGCACGGCAGCTTTTAATATAAATGGATTGACAATTCACAGTtcactttccatttttaaaggTTTATCTGTTGAGAAAGCTATGCTTGGAGAAGATAAGCTGAATAGTTTGAGgtccaaattagagaatttacaAATTCTCATCATAGATGAAGTCTCAATGGTCAACAAAaggttgttattttttattcatgaaagGTTGCGTCAAATTAAGAAAAGGCCTGAGAAGTATCCTTATGGAGGAGTTTCAGTGATAGCAGTGGGTGATTTCTATCAATTACCACCAGTAAAATCAAAAAGGTCAGATAAACTTTATGTTAATGATCCATCAAATCCTTTGAATTATCTGTGGAATGATCTTTTTTCTGTTGTGGAATTAGATGAAGTCATGAGACAGAGAGAAGATAGTTTGTTTGCCCAGTTGTTGAATAGACTAAGGGTCAAACAGAACAATTATCCACTAAAATCTTCAGATCAAGAAATGTTGAAAGAGTGCATAGATAGCGGACCAGATGAAGCTCTGCACATTTATGCTACTAATAATGAaattaacatgtacaataatgAAATGATTATGAAGTTGTCAAGTGAGCCCAAATTAATTGAAGCTCAAGATTTTGAAAAGGATAAGACAACAGGGAAACTTACGAAGAGAAGACAGAATTTTGCAAAAACTAATATTTGTCTTCCAACATCAATCCTGTTAGCAGAAGGAGCTCGTGTGATGATGATAAAAAATGAAGCAGTCAGTGATGGTTTGGTGAATGGTGTTATGGGTACTGTTCTAAGTATTTCAGAATTTTCAAAAGGAGCATTaccaaacaacatatatattcattttgataATGATAGAGttggaaaaaatgcaaaaatacagAAGATAATAAATGGAAAAAGATGTGTTGGATTAGAACCATCTACAGAAAATATACCATTCAGTAATGGAACAAGAAAACAGTATCCTCTGCAGCTAGCATGGGCATGTACTGTTCACAAGGTTCAGGGTTTGACAGTGCCACAGGCAGTTGTCTGcttgaataaatgttttgctTATGGTCAGGCATATGTTGCATTGAGTAGAGTTACTTCAAAAAAGGGGTTGACTATATTACCAATTGATGATAAaactttgaacaaaaaaatatacagtgatCCTGATATAATGGAGGGAATCAAatccatggatttttttttgtctcaaaaTGACACCATAGTTTCAAATCATAAAGCAGGTTTGTCAATAGTTTACCACAATATTCAAGGTCTAAAGGCTCACCAAAATGATTTGAAAGCCAATTCAGACTTCCAAAATGCAAATTATATCTGTTTGACTGAAACATGGTTGGAATCTTGTAGTGATGATGTTCACCTTCCTAATTATAAACTTCATCATTTGCCAAGGTCAGCAGCATTTGCATCAAATAATCCTTTGTATGCTTCTTTACAAGAAATGAGTCATGGTGGAGTTGGCGTATATGTTAAATCAGATTCTGAGTATGAAGAATTTGATATATCtcaaaaaaatcttgaatgTATAATTTTCAAAGTTCCCAAAATGAATGTTGTAATTGCTACAATATATAGAACTCAAAAATACCAAATTGAACTATTTTTAAGAAATGTTCATGCTCTTTTGTCAGAATTGGTACAGCTTTCAAGCAGTATTATTGTTTTAGGAGACTTTAATCAAGACATTATAAAGGGTGGCAGATCAATACAAGATTTTATGGCTTCATTCGGATTTGAACAGTTAGTACAAGAGGCAACAACAGAGGGTGGTACACTGATTGACCATGTTTATATCAAAAGTTGTGAAAAAGTACAAGTAAGTGTTATTCCAACTTATTACAGTTATCATGATGCAATATCTGTCATTTTGGAAATAAATCCTACTACTTGA